The following are encoded together in the Paenibacillus antri genome:
- a CDS encoding amidohydrolase family protein, with amino-acid sequence MYVDSHVHFWALSRGDYGWLKPSNPVLYRDYLPEHLLPKLQERGVEGVIAVQAAPTEAEARFLLELSLRYPIVVGVSAGLDPFAATFAASIERLRESPAFKGVRLNGSDFLRAQADEEARSKLEEALRLMERARLTLDVLLRPDALAAVAERLSETPALRCVVNHLGCPGAGSGEPRDARWSEGMKRLAALPSVSAKLSGMLTLSERPEPLRPYVDELFDRFGSARLLFGSDWPVALQAGGYDDVVERFESLLPAGLGADELRLLRAGNARRIYGLGDGE; translated from the coding sequence ATGTATGTCGATAGTCATGTGCATTTCTGGGCGCTGTCGCGGGGCGATTACGGCTGGCTGAAGCCGAGCAATCCGGTGCTGTACCGCGACTACTTGCCGGAGCATCTGCTTCCGAAGCTGCAGGAACGGGGCGTCGAAGGCGTCATCGCCGTGCAGGCCGCCCCGACGGAGGCGGAGGCGCGCTTCTTGCTCGAGCTGTCGCTCCGGTACCCGATCGTTGTCGGCGTCTCGGCCGGCCTCGACCCGTTCGCGGCAACGTTCGCGGCTTCGATCGAGCGCCTGCGGGAATCGCCCGCGTTCAAGGGCGTCCGGCTGAATGGGAGCGACTTCCTGCGGGCGCAAGCGGACGAGGAAGCTCGGTCGAAGCTGGAAGAAGCGCTTCGGCTGATGGAGCGGGCGCGCTTGACGCTGGATGTGCTCCTGCGGCCGGACGCGTTGGCCGCGGTCGCGGAGCGATTGTCGGAGACGCCCGCGCTGCGGTGCGTCGTGAATCATCTGGGTTGCCCTGGGGCAGGGTCGGGCGAGCCGCGGGATGCGCGGTGGAGCGAAGGCATGAAGCGGTTGGCCGCCTTGCCGAGCGTGTCGGCGAAGCTGTCGGGCATGCTGACGTTGTCCGAACGACCGGAGCCGCTGCGCCCTTACGTCGACGAGCTGTTCGACCGGTTCGGCAGCGCAAGGCTGCTGTTCGGGAGCGATTGGCCGGTCGCGCTTCAGGCGGGCGGATACGACGACGTCGTCGAGCGGTTCGAGTCGCTGCTCCCGGCGGGACTCGGCGCGGATGAGCTGCGGCTCCTTCGGGCGGGCAACGCCCGGCGCATATACGGCTTGGGAGACGGGGAGTGA